From a region of the Manduca sexta isolate Smith_Timp_Sample1 chromosome 19, JHU_Msex_v1.0, whole genome shotgun sequence genome:
- the LOC119189816 gene encoding uncharacterized protein LOC119189816, translated as MLRLLKLSLIIIGVLGKPSNEKCKLTDKPCMLKLVNTLYTSLFSVSGDLDPMNVDVIEGIFPTLKYNATDTHIKGLKNCQIVELSFDLDKHVLDKTFMCPHLEWDGKYEMTGTLNGASMEGTGTYSQIASNYGFRFHATTDLQTRDGKKFISFKDVKVVVDPQEMVVTEINSNGDKKKAVEILKVFDENWKENIKALHGPLMTAYVNEIAKVANEFYQHNTLEDYVIM; from the exons ATGTTGCGACTCCTAAAATTATCTTTGATAATAATTGGTGTTCTAGGAAAACCAT CTAATGAGAAATGCAAACTGACGGACAAACCCTGCATGTTGAAATTGGTCAACACCCTCTACACGTCACTCTTTAGTGTAAGCGGAGACTTAGACCCCATGAACGTAGACGTTATAGAGGGAATCTTTCCAACTCTGAAGTACAACGCCACGGACACGCACATCAAAGGGTTGAAGAACTGTCAGATAGTGGAAttaag CTTTGACTTGGACAAACACGTTTTGGATAAGACGTTCATGTGTCCTCATTTGGAGTGGGATGGTAAATACGAAATGACTGGCACACTCAATGGTGCATCAATGGAAGGGACTGGAACTTATTCACAAATTGCTT cAAACTATGGCTTTCGCTTTCACGCTACTACAGACTTGCAAACCAGGGATGGAAAGAAGTTCATTAGCTTCAAAGACGTTAAGGTGGTTGTGGACCCGCAGGAGATGGTTGTGACCGAGATAAATAGTAACGGAGACAAGAAAAAAg CCGTAGAGATTCTCAAAGTATTTGATGAAAATTGGAAAGAAAACATTAAGGCACTACATGGGCCCCTCATGACTGCATATGTTAACGAGATAGCCAAAGTTGCTAACGAATTTTACCAACACAATACCTTAGAGGATtatgttataatgtaa